The following proteins come from a genomic window of Triticum aestivum cultivar Chinese Spring chromosome 6A, IWGSC CS RefSeq v2.1, whole genome shotgun sequence:
- the LOC123130959 gene encoding FCS-Like Zinc finger 5 encodes MPLPRCSSPKTPLATIQSLSKSRDRKAAVPNQRLTAAGREPASQRARRESGPGEMLGKRQRSMLMRRTTSLASMPSVPKQVRQGSGGGGGDDDDKDRQARARPSSSVSAGAVGTGGGAGGGYPSPGRDAFAGLMITAAFLSACGFCAKPLGPGEDTYIYRGEVAFCSQECREHQIAKDELMEQNCTITSIREAPSDQSGSGGGSGGAGDAVATA; translated from the exons ATGCCCCTGCCCCGCTGCTCCTCCCCCAAAACCCCTCTCGCCACCATCCAGTCTCTCTCCAAATCTCGGGACAGAAAGGCCGCCGTACCGAATCAGAGATTGACAGCGGCGGGGCGGGAGCCCGCGAGCCAGCGAGCGCGGCGCGAATCCGGCCCCGGCGAGATGCTCGGCAAGCGGCAGCGGAGCATGCTGATGCGCCGGACGACCAGCCTGGCGTCCATGCCGTCGGTGCCCAAGCAGGTGCgccagggcagcggcggcggcggcggcgacgacgacgacaaggACAGGCAGGCGcgcgcgcggccgtcctcctccgtaTCGGCCGGCGCGGTGGGgacgggcggcggcgccggcggtggctACCCCTCTCCCGGGCGGGACGCCTTCGCCGGGCTGATGATCACCGCGGCGTTCCTGTCCGCCTGCGGCTTCTGCGCCAAGCCCCTCGGCCCCGGCGAGGACACCTACATCTACAG GGGCGAGGTGGCATTCTGCAGCCAGGAGTGCAGGGAGCATCAGATCGCGAAGGACGAGCTCATGGAACAGAACTGCACCATCACATCCATCCGGGAGGCCCCGTCGGACCAgtctggcagcggcggcggctccggcggcgccgGGGACGCCGTCGCCACCGCATAG